One stretch of Enterobacter sp. RHBSTW-00994 DNA includes these proteins:
- a CDS encoding YfgM family protein, with protein MEIYENENEQVDALKRFFAENGKALAVGVIIGVGALMGWRYWNNHQADSARGASQSYENTVSAIRADQPQTLAAAEKFAAENKNTYGALAALEVAQQFVVQNELDKAVAQLTQGLSAASDENLKAVINLRLARIQVQQNKADDALKTLDTVKGEGFAAIVADLRGEALLSKGDKQGARSAWEAGVKSNASPALSEMMQMKINNLSV; from the coding sequence GTGGAAATTTACGAGAACGAAAACGAGCAGGTTGATGCGCTCAAGCGCTTCTTTGCTGAAAACGGCAAAGCCCTGGCTGTTGGGGTAATTATTGGTGTAGGTGCGCTGATGGGCTGGCGCTACTGGAACAATCATCAGGCTGACTCGGCTCGCGGTGCGTCGCAGTCTTATGAAAACACCGTCAGCGCTATTCGTGCCGATCAGCCGCAAACGCTGGCCGCTGCAGAGAAGTTTGCAGCAGAAAACAAAAACACCTACGGCGCGCTGGCTGCGTTGGAAGTCGCTCAACAGTTTGTTGTTCAAAATGAACTGGATAAAGCGGTTGCTCAGCTTACTCAGGGTCTCTCCGCTGCAAGCGATGAAAACCTGAAAGCGGTGATTAATCTGCGTCTGGCACGTATCCAGGTTCAGCAAAATAAAGCCGATGATGCACTGAAAACCCTCGATACCGTCAAAGGTGAAGGTTTTGCGGCGATTGTTGCCGATCTGCGTGGCGAAGCGTTGCTGAGCAAGGGCGACAAGCAGGGTGCGCGCAGTGCGTGGGAAGCGGGTGTGAAAAGCAACGCTTCACCCGCGCTGAGCGAAATGATGCAGATGAAAATAAATAATTTGTCCGTCTGA